In Juglans microcarpa x Juglans regia isolate MS1-56 chromosome 4S, Jm3101_v1.0, whole genome shotgun sequence, a single window of DNA contains:
- the LOC121263485 gene encoding V-type proton ATPase subunit F isoform X1 yields the protein MAGRAQIPNKSSALIAMIADEDTVTGFLMAGVGNVDLRRKTNYLIVDSKTTVKAIEDAFKEFTTREDIAIVLISQYVANMIRFLVDSYNNPIPAILEIPSKDHPYDPAHDSVLSRVKYLFSTESVASGRR from the exons ATGGCGGGCAGAGCTCAAATTCCCAATAAAAGCTCAGCGCTTATTGCGATGATTGCTGATGAG GACACTGTTACTGGGTTTTTGATGGCCGGTGTGGGAAATGTCGACTTGCGGAGAAAGACAAACTATCTTATTGTTGATTCAA AAACAACAGTCAAAGCAATTGAAGATGCATTCAAAGAGTTCACTACAAGGGAGGATATTGCTATTGTTTTAATCAGCCAATAT GTTGCGAACATGATTAGGTTTCTGGTCGATAGCTACAATAATCCCATACCAGCTATTTTGGAGATCCCTTCCAAGGATCACCCTTATGATCCTGCTCATGATTCAGTTCTTTCACGTGTCAAGTATCTCTTCTCTACTGAATCTGTGGCATCAGGACGACGATAA
- the LOC121263485 gene encoding V-type proton ATPase subunit F isoform X2: MAGRAQIPNKSSALIAMIADEDTVTGFLMAGVGNVDLRRKTNYLIVDSKTTVKAIEDAFKEFTTREDIAIVLISQYVCFLLTLQACRCIIFHSMVLYMHLQTKMRVKGCHY, encoded by the exons ATGGCGGGCAGAGCTCAAATTCCCAATAAAAGCTCAGCGCTTATTGCGATGATTGCTGATGAG GACACTGTTACTGGGTTTTTGATGGCCGGTGTGGGAAATGTCGACTTGCGGAGAAAGACAAACTATCTTATTGTTGATTCAA AAACAACAGTCAAAGCAATTGAAGATGCATTCAAAGAGTTCACTACAAGGGAGGATATTGCTATTGTTTTAATCAGCCAATATGTATGTTTCCTCCTCACACTTCAAGCATGTAG GTGTATTATTTTTCATAGCATGGTTCTCTATATGCATTTGCAAACAAAGATGAGGGTTAAAGGCTGTCATTATTAG